TTCTACGGCAGATAAAAGAACCTTTTGACATCATCTCCGAGCAAAAAGCAAGGGGATTCCTACTGCTAGACGGCGATGCCCCGCCGCGAGAATATTTTTTGATGCATTAATATAACGATCATGTTCCGCTCCGCACTCAGAACAAACCCATTCTCTTATTCGCAAACCTGCTCTACTTTCGGACTACTGGCAGGGATAATATGAAAAGATGCGCTATGGTCGCCATCCTACTTTGCGTGTTCAGTAGGCGGTGCACCGATTGAAGTTTTGAAACGTTACATTGAGCAACAAGATAGGCCACATTAATCTGCTTCGCAGATTGCGCTATCTTTCTCCTCCCTAAAAGTTAGGGGCTTGACGCGCTTTTGGGTCCGTTTATCGGGGTCAAACAAAATGATTCGGCATTATGCGGCGAGCAATGCGATCCTTACATCGATTGGCAGCACGTCTTGACCGCATTGAGCTGATATTTGGCTAGGAAAGTATGCCATAGTTTAGCTGTCCGATCAGT
This uncultured Tolumonas sp. DNA region includes the following protein-coding sequences:
- a CDS encoding zinc ribbon domain-containing protein, giving the protein MRIREWVCSECGAEHDRYINASKNILAAGHRRLAVGIPLLFARR